In Lycium ferocissimum isolate CSIRO_LF1 chromosome 3, AGI_CSIRO_Lferr_CH_V1, whole genome shotgun sequence, the genomic window TCTTTTTCCTTAAAGGGTATTTTTTCCAAAAGGGAAGTTTTTTATGATTAGCATGAcagttttgcaagaaagaaaacattttagcaaataatcacattaatcacacattgaagctcgtaggtcaaccgtattctacggatccttaatactagggtgcttaaaaccttccctaggggatcaccagaacgcttacctcgaactctggattaaaaagatttctctcttgTTTGACAAACCTTTTTgcccggttttcctaatttcacttaataaaattaggtggcgaatctaaaaatataaaatccaaatagaattcacaacttcttagtagcttttatgcaccagcgtaaaagtgaaccgtaacagccTTAGTGATATGAGTTTCAAATGTTCATTGCTAATCCCTTGTTTTGTCCGAAAGCGCATACGAACTACAACTGCTCCGTCGTAAGAACTCATGTGGTAAAATGACCACTCGTAAGGATTGGTCTACCCATGCTCATTAGTAGCTCCATATATGTCTTAATGAGTAGTACCTTGATACGTTCAGTTCCATGTACTAATTAGTAGCTTCTCATTCCATTAGAAAGTGTTTACAAGCTGTAGTGAGTCCCTTATGGGAATTATAACACAAGGACGATAGAAACCCTATGTGAGCTATTTGTTGCTAATATAGGTAGCGAGGATGAGATGAGATTCCTACTTGATGGATAGATAATTCTTGTAATGTGCTTTGACGACCTTTGTAGCAGTGatataaccccccccccccccttttcgTGGACGTATATTGATATTACGATAGATGCGCATAACGGATAGGTCTGGAGACCTGGCAAGTACAAAAGTGCTACATGCGGTATACGGGCATGATAGCTCGGTAGATGACGGATACGCAAGTCTGGAAGTACGGCTTAATGGTCGGATAAGAAATAATAATACGGGTGCGCTAGCCGAGAAAGTACAGGCTTACAAGTCATGTAGCTAGAACATGCATAGGAGTAGTTAGCATTATAGTTTATATGTTCACGTACTTGTGTATGATAGGTTAGACTTTTTATGAGCTATGCGGTGTTGTTACAGAAAGTCTAGGGAGGCAAAGCTACAGAGAAATACTACGTGTCTTGATTGGTAAGACTAGGATATATGACGTTACAGACTTGTTACATGATGTGATCTTCGATTTCCAGGTGATCTTGACACATGTTTTATCCTATCATCACATTAGCATTTCTTTCATTTGATTACAGTActcttttatgattattttgttGCCTTGTATACGTGGTACATTATTTTGAACTGACGTCATTTTTGCCGGGGACGCTGCATTTCATGTTGCAGGTTCCGGTAGTCAGTTTGGCAGACTCTTGGAGTAAATACTCTAAGTTCCAGTAGTTGATTAGCAAgactccatttcatccggagtgCAGCCGAGTTTAAAGGTTATTGGATTTTGTGATGTACAAGGTTTTATGAGCAGGTCAGGGCCCTGTCTCGACTATGTTATGTTTGTTAGAGGTTCTTAGAGGCTTTTGTAGATATATGTGTACCCTTGGTCATTCACCGTATGCTAGACAGATGTTTGTGATGGTTGAGGCCTTGTAGGCCCGtgtgttgatatatatatatatatatatatatatatatatatatatatacatacatatatattgggATTTTCTGATTGCAGGTGTTACAAATGTTGTAAGTTTACTAGTTTTACGGAATGGATCGCTCACGTACGTAAGGCATTAAGTGCCCATCCATCTCACCTAGGTTGTTGTGTGACAGATAGGGTCGGCCTTGGGCTGATCTTTGAGGGGAGAGAGTGAAAATGATAAGAAACTATTCAATATAGCTTATATGGCCTCCACCTTTCACAAGCTAGTAGTTGAAGcacataagttaaacacataggTGAAGCATATAGGTGAAACACATAGGTGACACACATAGGTAAAGCACATAGGTAAAACTAGTTGGTGCAGTATCCAAATTCTACCTTTCGGCAGCCACGCAGTCCTGTGGTAAATCGCGCACATCTTCTTACTCCGACTTTGTATCAACGTAAGGTTTGCGgcattagaaactagactcatagACCTTTAATTTGATAGGTGGATCCCCCTCCCACTCTAAGTATACCGGATTAAAGCTCTAAGGAAACTGACCCATTTTCTAATGGACTTTGAATCTTCACTTTCGACTAACCCTTGTCGACTTCTTAATCACAATACACTTTACTTCCAACCTTGAAGTATGACTAGCATATGAATAAAACTAGTTCATGACAAAACCTACTTAGCACGATGAGCACTTCTAATCTTACCCCGAAAGTATGGGTTATTACACACGCACATATATAGAGTGACGAGCATCCCGAATAATTAGATGGGCTTAAGTGAAATTCTAGTATAAGTTTTACTtcctatatatatttgtgatgaTTTGAGCATATTAATCATGCCTTCTTGAtgatttatatattctttttgcATGCTAGAAAAACATCATCTATCTCTACATATGTGAAAGTTCATATTTTGACTTATATatgatatgcattatgttatttGGTTTATGCTTCTTATtattgatatgatattattgtGAAACTGAGATATGGATATGCGAGTACCGTGTGTATCCGATTTGACACGGTGATGGACCTCGTGAGCGCGAATTGATACAAAGATATGAGATATTTGAGAGTCCAGTTGTGATATGTGATTTGAGGACTATTGAGTCGATGGGATCTTTGATATGATCATGTTGTGAGCGTGTAGATATGATATGTCCCTCATGAGTCACCGACTTGGTACCTCCCTTGTGGTGTTCACGCTGGTATTGTTGTGAGCTATTTTGATTTAAGTTGGCTATACTGCATCgtattttttatgattatgtGATAGAGTTGTTCTAGTGAGACAGTGGGGTGATAATGTAGGTTGGGCACAAGATGGAATGCCAGAAATTGATAAAGATTGAATATTTGTTGTACTTCTTGATTGATAATTGCTTTGTGATTAGTTATTTGAGTTGAGCATGCATATCCTTGATGTTTTATCTGTATTAGTAGCTTAatgatgctatatatttactctatgaaatgtgtatgtctctttctctcttgataTCTTGTACAATTTGAAGGAAATGAACACTATGTAAAGTTCGCCACTACTCTGTTGGGGGTGATAGTATCATACTAAGCTTCTACACTGTGTGTGCAGGTATGAATCCTAGTACCAGTGGTGTCTATGAGTGAGATTAAAATCTAAATCTGAGATTTAATCTTTGAACTGCTTGCCTTGTCCTGTAGTGGCTACAGTCTTGTCCATTCCCTGTATTTGTAGCTTTCTTCCAGTTGGACATTGTATTTCCGAAATACATttgtatttttcatttcttgttGTTCATGACTAGCATCACCGGTTCTTGTGATATATTATGATTAATTCGCTGCACTATTTATCAGATTTTGGTGTTATTTATGTTATTTACTTGTGTTTCTAATGGGTTTTTGATTCGTCTATTGAAGTGAATATACTACAAGAAATATGACTTTTAACGATCACTTCTTAACGAAGGGACATGAATCCGGTcgttataaatatatttatagcGACAAACTTTTTTTCCGGTCATTAAAGCCAATTTTTAGCTTAACATTAACAAGGGGATAATATTCCGTCTTTAAAACACATAATAACCGGTCGTTGAAACTATAATCAATAAAAAATAGGCGCTACTTTTtccctctttttccttttcccccaACCCAGCCCCCCTCTCTCTCAAAAATAAAACATTATGCATCGATGAAAACACACGCACGGTTCCCGAAGAATAAAATAACTCCAACATGGTCCACCAGCAACTGCTATCAAAAGTAAGTTCTAGGAGAAGCAAAATTGTTACAGTACGTTTATGGGAGAAGAAAAATTGTTCGTCACCTCTGTCGGCATCAATTGTTCATCTTAGAGCTCCTTCTCAAGGTATGATTCGAAACTTtacctttttatatgttaattTTGGTTCAAATTAATAGGATTATGATCACACTTGTAGATATATGGATGTTGGTGCTGCTTTGGTGGTGTTGGTGTTCAAGAATCTTATCGATTTCAATTATCCTAATTTAGGGTATTTTTAATTTGTGCTTAGAAAGAATTTGTGGCATGGTCGATTTCAATGTGCAATTCCATATCCACTGCTTTCGATTTGTgttattctctttttttctccttcttcgtGGACTAACTTCTGTGTTCCTTTATGATGAGTTTAAAATTTAAGTCTTTCTCTAAttagtttttcaaaaatttagaaCCCTAGAGGAATAAAGCACAAAAACAGTGATTCTGATGGTGGAAGCTTAACTGTGATTTGCTTTTTGTTGGGTGCTATCATATAAAGGTATATCTATTGAGTTTTAGATATTTGCTTGATGACGGAGTTTTAGCTTTTCActgaattattatattttcagttTATAGCTTGTTGGAACAAATCATGTGATGGTTTGTTAtgctttatttaattttgcacaATCTCTTTTAGAGAATTGTTGTTCAGTTCTTATGGAAAAGGTgacatcttttaggttctttcTTCCACCTAATGTGATTATTTCTTTatctttgttttgtttatgtGCAAGTTAAAGTTAAATAGATAGCTTTATTCTATGTAATATTGGGGTTAACTATAAAATGTGCATTTTGTTTTTGCTCTATGAGCTATTTACATACCCAACAAGAAAAGCAATCAAGCAAATTATTTGTAGCATAGGAATGAGACATTTTAAGATTTTTGGACTTCTGGACTTGCTTTGTCTACCATAGAAGtgaatgacttaaattttcgGTGTGACCCTGCATTGTTGGTACATATTCAGTGGAGTGCTAAGAGTCCATATTCTTTAATAAAATGGTGCACTTTTAGGCACGAGCTGAGCTTCCGTCACATTTTTTTAAGGAGACAACCTCAAGTGAGTTCTATCAGCAATAAAAGAATGCACAGTTTATTGATCATTTTGTCTGAAAAACATCTCTAAAATCAAATTTACTGTTAAATTTCTCCTTGCTGCTATTCAGAAAAATAGTTTATTGCGTCGTTCCAAAATATAAGCATCTAGATTCTCAAAAATAGAGTTGTCTTTTTATTAATTCCCCTTTTTGCTCTTTTATCTGGCGCGAaagaaataaatctttctaCTTTATAGTTTTGGCCTCAGAGATTCGTAAGAGTAATCATGATAGCTAGGAAGAATTGAAGAGTAGATAAAATCGTGATATATAACTATAAAATTAATGACCCACTGCGTCCTCCATCGTGACCTTATAGACTACATTTAGTCTTACTGCATTACTGAACAAGAATCTATTTTTTTCATTAGTCGGAACATGGAAATGATATTTTGGCATGTTCACTGTATTCTTAAGCTatgtttcttcaatttcttactAAAAACGACTGCAGTAATCGTACTTAGATGATACTCTGGCATTGGCTTATTTTTGGTTTCGTTGTTTCCTCTCATACATGGACTAGAAGCAAGTTTCTAGAAGTAATCCAAACAGCTAGAGATTACATTTAGTTTTTGTTCCTTAACTTAAAGCTATGCCACGCACttatttaccattttatacttaatatgtatttttcttctctctgtTTTAAATGTATTCTATTTCTTCTTCTCTGTTTCAGTTTTTTGTCTTCAATGAAGCGAGCGCTTTGCTTCTTGCATCACACTTTAAGCGAAGCGGGTCCTTGTCTCTGTTTTCTGATTCGCGCTTTCAAAAGCACTGATCATATAAAGGTAAAAGGCTAGCATGTTGTACGAAAGGTTCAACCTCGTGATTATTTTGACGTGCAAAAAAAGGATGATGAGTTTGAGGAGTTAAATAATAAGAATATGATGCTTTATTCTGAATGTGTATCTATGAGTCTGATTGTGCTTCTGACTATTTGTACAGATGGAATTTACTTAGTGTTAGATTGTTTCTCTGTATAGTGTGTTTGTGTTCCTGTATATTCTCTGTAATAGTCATTGTATAGTTCTTGAACTTGCTAAACTTCACCAAGTCTCTTTAATAGTCATTGTATGGTTCTTGGGTTAGCTTAAACATATTCGACTTCTTTTTGTATTAGGTTGACATGAATCCATCAAAATTTCATAAGCCTGAAACCATCAACTTCAAAGACTATTAAGCATGCATACATACCAGCTGGTGCCTTAGCAAGGGGACGAGGACAAAGCATAAGAGCTTTGGGCTCCATTAgattaagagcctgtttggattggcttattttaggtgcttttaagccaaaatatatatttgtagtgtttgggtaaaataaaaaagtgcttttaagcacttgtttttaagctaaaatgaCCAAATTTAGCCAAAGCCATAAGCTAGAATTCCTAACTTATGGatttggcttataagtcaaaagtcataagtccatcaaacgggctctaagtgtTGATAGATAACTCCAATTGgcaaaagtaaaataataaagcagTAGCTTTTTGTCGAATGAGCTAGTACAGAATAATAGCCTTGTGCCCCCTGGTTTTGATCCAATGGAAGATGATGTTCCCCTCGCTCAAGAAGCTGAAGTGATGCAAGACACTCAGAGAAgtgaaataagtattttattttcttaagttgtattttttttgttagtgGACGCGAGCGATTTTTATGTTTGACATTATAAACTGAAATTTGCAGGTCCATGTGAATatgaaaaggcaaaaaaaagtGAGGAAAGAAGAGGTGTAAAAATGTTGCAGGACTCAAAGCTGGAGAGAAGTTGAGTTATTTTTTACCAGCATCGACTTGTTGGGAAGCATCACCGCTCATTTACGAGATAATTAGGTGTTAGTTCATGATTGTAATATGTGCCCATTGCAGGTACACTCTTGGGCGGATATCGAGGAAGAGTAGTTGGAATATATGTGGGAAGCTACAACTATAAGTTAAGCATTACtttcttgatttatttttcAAGCTTGATGCATGTCAACTAACTTGTATGTGTTCTTTTGCGTGCCATAATATTTACGCTCGATGTATTTATGAACACTCCATTATTTTGAACTCTTTTTGGTTTTAACTTATTGGTTTTGCTGTTGGTTGTAAACAGTCCCTGCAAGACACAAATCTCAGTTTCATAAAATCTACCACAACTCTATTAGTCACACATAGAACTAGAATAGTTATCAAGTCCTTGCTATGagtttcaagaatcaagatcCTCTTCGTTTCCTAGAAATAATACCATAGATTTTGCAGGATTAATTTTTTGGTGTCAATCCACTTAGCCTATTTAAATAAGGCTCTCTCAAAAGAAACCATATGGTTCATTTCTTTATAGTGTTGCCCTCCTATTTCAATATTATCTGCCAAACAAAAGTGACAAAATGATGTTGTGatgtttttaattttgaattgtACTGTGCAAAATGAAAATAAGCAAGTAATCAGAGCTAACGGCTGAGTGGCTCTCATTGTTATTTAGAGAACTCACTTTATCGCTTAAATAGCATGGAAGCTAGGGGAAGCGAGTGGGGCCGCCCCAGAAGGCTGAGGGTGACAAAGGGTAGCATGAAGCGACTGCTTCTGTTCAAGAGGCAGAAGCGACTGAAacatgcacttcatttattttcacaaaaaaaaaaaaaaatcgactttAAAGAGAAAAAGATGCAACTTTTTTATCTAGTTAACTGCTCTTTGCCTTGGTCTGGGGTTTGCAAGTCACGACTGATTTATCTTCTTTGATGCTCTCTGCCTCCTCTGTTATCGCtgcttctttctcttcttcttttctctgaTCTGATATCACTGCTACTGCTGCagctttaatttttttcgtttCTCCTTTTCTGTTAGCTATTGCTGCTACTGCAGatacttttttctttctattcttcTCTTATACTGTTGTGTTCATCTGCTTCTTCGGACTTCAGctattgttttatttatttttttgtcattcttttttctctttattaatttaattgatttatctaatgtgttttttgtttttctatttgCTCTCTATTTTTCTATTTGCTCTCTATTTTTCCAGTAGGCAATAGCTCTATTGTAGACTTTAATTTAGTTTCTCTTTGCTTCATTTATTTGCAACTAACCAATATAATGCATGCACTCAAACGCTCCTGCTGCAACAAACATGGTCGTTAACGAATTTTGATCGTGATAACTTGTTCATCTCAATGTTGATGTATGAAAAATCACTCATTGCTCTTAGAGCCCTACTTAGAGGTACTTCTGTAGTTCAAGCCAGAAATTGAGGGTAAAAAACTAg contains:
- the LOC132050316 gene encoding uncharacterized protein LOC132050316; amino-acid sequence: MKRALCFLHHTLSEAGPCLCFLIRAFKSTDHIKNNSLVPPGFDPMEDDVPLAQEAEVMQDTQRSEISPCEYEKAKKSEERRGVKMLQDSKLERSTLLGGYRGRVVGIYVGSYNYKLRI